One window of Mangrovibacterium diazotrophicum genomic DNA carries:
- a CDS encoding SGNH/GDSL hydrolase family protein, protein MKIFNGTLFLVAVLLFTTACAKKQDLVVNYNNPEIAYSGRIDTTTQAGAELFWSGTRIRINFEGESISALFREERGDNYYNVFVDNDSAFMLRPDATKQYYELASKLAPGKHTVEIFKRTEWDRGVSTFFGFKISGDAKVLAKPEPKKRKIEFYGNSITAGYAVDDFSGEDRSDSIFTNNYESYARITADHFDAEYRCICKSGIGITISWFPLIMPEMYNRLNPNDPDSRWDFSLYTPDVVVINLFQNDSWLVNLPNHEQFKARFGTEKPTPEFIINAYADFVRSIRAEYPDAQIVCILGSMDATREGSEWPGYVQQAVAQLDDAKIYTHFIPFKNTSGHPSIAEQQTMADSLIRFIDENINW, encoded by the coding sequence ATGAAAATTTTCAACGGAACACTCTTCCTCGTAGCAGTCCTGCTGTTTACCACAGCCTGCGCCAAAAAACAAGATTTAGTCGTTAACTACAATAACCCTGAGATCGCTTATTCAGGACGGATTGACACAACCACACAAGCGGGCGCCGAACTGTTTTGGTCGGGAACCCGTATCCGCATCAACTTTGAAGGTGAATCAATCTCAGCCCTGTTCCGGGAAGAAAGAGGCGACAACTACTACAATGTGTTTGTGGATAACGACAGCGCCTTTATGCTGCGTCCCGACGCCACAAAACAATATTACGAACTGGCCTCGAAACTGGCTCCCGGAAAACACACCGTAGAGATTTTTAAACGTACCGAATGGGATCGCGGTGTGAGCACTTTCTTCGGATTCAAGATTTCCGGAGATGCCAAAGTACTCGCCAAACCCGAGCCGAAAAAACGAAAAATTGAATTCTACGGCAACTCCATTACAGCTGGTTATGCAGTAGATGATTTTTCGGGGGAAGACCGTTCCGACAGTATTTTCACCAACAATTACGAAAGTTACGCCCGCATTACAGCCGATCATTTCGACGCCGAGTACCGCTGCATTTGCAAGAGCGGCATTGGTATTACCATCAGCTGGTTTCCGCTGATTATGCCCGAAATGTACAATCGCCTCAACCCGAATGATCCGGACAGCCGCTGGGACTTTTCGCTGTACACGCCCGATGTGGTGGTCATCAACCTGTTTCAAAACGACTCGTGGCTGGTAAACCTTCCCAATCACGAACAGTTTAAAGCCCGCTTTGGCACCGAAAAACCAACTCCCGAATTCATCATCAACGCTTATGCCGACTTTGTGCGTTCCATCCGGGCCGAATATCCCGATGCGCAAATCGTCTGCATCCTTGGAAGCATGGACGCCACCCGCGAAGGATCGGAATGGCCGGGCTACGTGCAACAGGCTGTTGCCCAATTGGACGATGCGAAAATTTACACGCATTTCATCCCGTTCAAAAACACTTCGGGGCACCCAAGCATTGCCGAACAGCAAACCATGGCCGACAGCCTGATCCGGTTTATCGACGAAAACATCAACTGGTAA
- the yidD gene encoding membrane protein insertion efficiency factor YidD: MRRVVKFILKILSWILLIPIYFYRAAISPILPNSCRHIPTCSQYAIEAIKIHGPFKGFYLATKRILHCHPWGTHGYDPVPPRGKIKVEKMDLKK; encoded by the coding sequence ATGCGGCGCGTCGTTAAATTCATATTGAAAATCCTGAGCTGGATCCTGCTGATCCCCATCTACTTTTATCGGGCTGCTATTTCCCCGATTCTGCCCAACTCGTGCCGCCACATCCCCACCTGTTCACAATATGCCATCGAGGCCATTAAAATTCACGGACCATTCAAAGGCTTTTATTTAGCCACCAAGCGCATCCTGCATTGTCACCCCTGGGGAACACATGGCTACGATCCCGTTCCTCCACGCGGGAAAATCAAAGTCGAAAAAATGGATTTGAAGAAGTAA
- a CDS encoding sulfite exporter TauE/SafE family protein → MEWAISVVVILMASLLKGMTGFGFALLALPILTVFFPMQALVPAMTIFNLATSLYILANIKMKIDYKYLLPMLLASFIGIPAGVNILQYLPERTMELATGISIFSLSMVFLLSGNKEIPESRKKKPIVFAGFLSGFMASSMSIGGPPIALAMNRKGYTKELFRKMFALVSVVNAVIAIILYVSKGMFMIFSLKFAAFLFPVMLIGSKIGDLLSKRVNQMQFKRTILYLNMLLGLFIVVRILLQH, encoded by the coding sequence ATGGAATGGGCGATTAGTGTTGTTGTTATTCTGATGGCGTCGTTGTTAAAAGGGATGACCGGTTTTGGGTTTGCGTTGCTGGCTTTGCCAATACTCACGGTTTTCTTCCCCATGCAGGCTCTGGTGCCGGCCATGACGATTTTCAACCTGGCAACTTCACTCTACATTTTGGCGAACATTAAAATGAAGATTGACTACAAATACCTTCTGCCCATGCTACTTGCCAGCTTTATTGGTATTCCTGCGGGGGTCAACATTCTTCAATACCTTCCTGAGCGTACAATGGAGCTGGCTACCGGTATCAGTATTTTTTCGTTGTCAATGGTATTCCTGCTGAGCGGCAACAAAGAAATTCCGGAATCGCGCAAAAAGAAACCCATTGTTTTTGCCGGCTTTCTAAGCGGCTTCATGGCTTCGAGCATGTCAATCGGCGGCCCTCCCATTGCCTTAGCCATGAACAGAAAAGGTTACACCAAAGAGCTTTTCCGTAAAATGTTTGCGCTGGTAAGCGTAGTGAACGCCGTAATTGCCATCATTCTTTACGTCAGCAAAGGCATGTTTATGATATTTTCGCTGAAATTTGCAGCCTTCCTTTTTCCAGTCATGCTTATCGGATCAAAGATTGGCGACCTGCTCTCCAAACGGGTCAACCAGATGCAGTTTAAACGCACGATTCTCTATTTAAACATGCTGCTGGGACTTTTCATCGTTGTCCGAATCTTGCTTCAACACTAA
- a CDS encoding metal ABC transporter permease, translated as MDTIIELFQYDFFLNAFWASLFAAITCGIVGTYIVARRIVFISGGITHASFGGIGIGYFLGWNPLLGAAIFSVLSGLGIQYFTRTAKLREDSSIAIWWSLGMAIGIIFIYLSPGYAPNLMSYLFGSILTVSTTEIWIMAGLSLVLVTFFALMYRAILYVAFNEEFAKTTGLPVNLINYILISLIAVTIVMNIRVVGIILIMSLLTLPQATANLFTHDFRHMMLYSVGFAFIGSFAGLLFSFFADIPSGASIIFTLVLLFGIMKGVTLILKRQKRKHAG; from the coding sequence ATGGACACCATCATTGAGCTATTTCAATACGACTTCTTTTTAAATGCCTTCTGGGCATCGCTTTTTGCGGCCATTACCTGCGGCATTGTGGGAACGTACATCGTTGCGCGCCGCATTGTTTTCATCAGTGGTGGTATCACACACGCCTCATTTGGCGGAATCGGCATCGGTTATTTCCTGGGCTGGAATCCCTTGTTGGGGGCAGCAATCTTCTCGGTGCTTTCCGGACTGGGAATTCAATATTTCACCCGCACGGCCAAGCTGCGCGAGGACTCGAGCATCGCTATCTGGTGGTCGCTGGGGATGGCGATTGGTATCATCTTCATTTACCTGTCGCCGGGGTATGCGCCCAACCTGATGAGCTACCTGTTCGGAAGTATTCTGACGGTTTCAACAACCGAGATCTGGATCATGGCAGGCTTATCATTGGTGTTGGTAACCTTTTTTGCGCTGATGTACCGCGCCATTTTATACGTGGCATTTAACGAAGAATTTGCAAAAACCACGGGGCTGCCGGTTAACCTGATCAACTACATCCTGATCAGCCTCATTGCTGTCACCATTGTGATGAATATCCGCGTGGTAGGCATCATCCTGATCATGTCGCTGTTGACCTTGCCGCAAGCAACGGCCAACTTGTTTACCCATGATTTCCGGCACATGATGCTCTACTCTGTTGGCTTTGCCTTTATCGGTTCATTTGCCGGACTGCTCTTCTCTTTTTTCGCAGACATTCCGTCGGGCGCATCAATCATCTTCACCCTGGTTTTGTTGTTTGGAATCATGAAAGGCGTAACTTTAATCCTGAAACGCCAAAAACGAAAACATGCCGGCTGA
- the ruvA gene encoding Holliday junction branch migration protein RuvA: MYEYISGKITGLTPANAVIEAGSIGYFIHISLNTYSAINGKQSVILYLHQVVREDAHLLYGFADQAERELFRLLISVNGIGSSTALMMLSSLTPDEIKRAILEENVNLLKSIKGIGAKTAQRVIIDLKDKIGKQPVSDQILMTGADNTIRDEALSALVMLGFARKSVEKELDKILKTNPGITVEQMIKAALKSL; encoded by the coding sequence ATGTATGAATATATTTCCGGAAAAATCACCGGATTGACACCGGCAAACGCCGTAATTGAAGCCGGATCGATTGGTTATTTTATACACATTTCGTTAAATACATACTCCGCAATTAACGGAAAACAGTCCGTTATTCTGTATTTGCATCAAGTCGTTCGCGAAGATGCACACTTGCTTTATGGATTCGCCGATCAGGCTGAACGTGAGCTGTTTCGCTTGTTGATTTCGGTGAATGGAATTGGCTCGAGCACAGCCTTGATGATGCTCTCATCTTTGACCCCGGATGAGATAAAAAGGGCGATTTTGGAGGAAAATGTGAACCTGTTGAAAAGCATCAAAGGTATTGGAGCTAAGACTGCTCAGCGGGTCATCATCGATTTGAAAGATAAAATAGGAAAACAGCCGGTTAGCGACCAAATTTTAATGACCGGCGCAGACAATACTATCCGCGATGAAGCGTTATCTGCTTTAGTTATGCTCGGTTTCGCACGTAAAAGTGTTGAGAAAGAACTGGATAAAATTTTAAAAACAAATCCGGGAATCACCGTCGAGCAGATGATTAAAGCGGCCCTAAAAAGCCTGTAA
- a CDS encoding metal ABC transporter solute-binding protein, Zn/Mn family, whose translation MRKLLAFIFIVALACSGPNKTDKPTIAVTILPQKYFVEKIAGDLVQVNVLVPPGASPELYSLMPSQMTGLSTTLAWLGIGQVGFEQGWVDKIRTSNPKLAYFDTSEQADWIAGEEEIHGDHVHLHGIDPHIWSSPEEVKKIATETYKALAQVLPEHKETFEANLAKFQAEIDSLDEELKQTFEQLPSKKFLIFHPALTYLARQYGLEQVAMEVDGKEPSPKHLKELAEMAKNENIKAIFVQKEFNMDNARQMAKEIGGEVIQVDPLSENWADELRTIAKKIAQAEEIQ comes from the coding sequence ATGAGAAAACTTTTAGCATTCATTTTTATCGTCGCTCTGGCTTGTAGCGGCCCAAATAAAACGGACAAGCCAACCATTGCCGTCACCATTCTTCCGCAAAAATATTTTGTTGAAAAAATTGCCGGTGACCTTGTACAGGTCAATGTATTGGTACCACCGGGAGCCAGCCCCGAGCTTTACTCGCTGATGCCATCGCAGATGACCGGCCTATCGACCACGTTGGCATGGCTGGGAATCGGACAAGTCGGCTTCGAGCAAGGCTGGGTCGACAAGATCCGGACGAGCAATCCCAAACTCGCCTATTTCGACACTTCGGAACAGGCCGACTGGATTGCAGGAGAGGAAGAAATTCACGGCGACCACGTGCATCTTCATGGAATCGATCCGCACATCTGGTCGTCGCCGGAGGAAGTGAAGAAGATCGCGACAGAAACATACAAAGCTTTAGCGCAGGTACTACCCGAGCATAAAGAAACTTTCGAGGCTAATCTTGCCAAATTTCAAGCTGAAATTGATTCGCTGGATGAAGAGCTAAAACAAACTTTTGAGCAACTGCCTTCCAAAAAGTTCCTGATTTTCCATCCCGCGCTCACTTATTTGGCTCGTCAATACGGGCTTGAGCAGGTGGCCATGGAGGTTGACGGCAAAGAACCTTCGCCTAAACACCTGAAAGAATTGGCAGAAATGGCTAAAAATGAAAATATAAAAGCCATTTTTGTACAAAAGGAATTCAACATGGACAACGCCCGTCAAATGGCAAAAGAAATTGGCGGTGAAGTAATCCAGGTTGACCCGCTGAGTGAAAACTGGGCTGACGAGCTGCGAACAATCGCGAAGAAAATTGCTCAAGCAGAAGAAATTCAGTAA
- a CDS encoding HNH endonuclease signature motif containing protein, translating into MVRNYNTDENGNSWSEQTKLAVWEKGRMIPDFSPEEWRWDVCGKVMKYSEYGNRESEQGWEIDHINPVTNGGTDELSNLQPLNWKNNTHKGDVPNWTLAQE; encoded by the coding sequence ATGGTACGAAATTACAACACGGATGAAAACGGGAATTCGTGGAGCGAGCAGACGAAACTCGCGGTTTGGGAGAAAGGAAGGATGATTCCTGATTTCTCGCCCGAAGAATGGCGCTGGGATGTTTGTGGTAAAGTGATGAAATATTCAGAATACGGCAACCGCGAATCGGAGCAAGGCTGGGAAATTGATCACATTAACCCGGTAACCAACGGTGGCACCGACGAGCTGAGTAACCTGCAGCCACTGAACTGGAAAAACAATACCCACAAAGGCGACGTCCCCAACTGGACGCTGGCACAAGAGTAA
- a CDS encoding metal ABC transporter ATP-binding protein, whose product MTKLLEIRDLTVSYDHEVILRNANLTINQGDFLGVIGPNGGGKTTFIKALLGLVKPAKGEIVFHIPENRIGYLPQINQIDKRFPITVLDVVRSGKSDHRNFSLFSKNREEIAHAESLLKEMGVLHLRDKAIGELSGGQMQRVFLCRSLMNKPELLILDEPDTFVDNQFESELYDKLKELNERMAIILVSHDVGTISYYVKTIACVNRSLHYHPSNIISTEQLASYNCPLQIITHGEIPHTVLGQHGEHDHKHDHNHGHHH is encoded by the coding sequence ATGACCAAACTGCTCGAAATACGGGACCTGACAGTTAGTTACGATCACGAGGTGATTCTGCGAAATGCCAACCTGACCATCAACCAAGGAGATTTCCTGGGTGTGATTGGCCCGAACGGCGGCGGAAAGACAACCTTCATCAAAGCACTGCTGGGATTAGTAAAACCGGCCAAGGGAGAAATTGTCTTTCACATTCCCGAAAACCGGATTGGCTATCTTCCGCAAATCAACCAGATCGATAAACGTTTCCCGATTACCGTCCTCGACGTAGTGCGCTCGGGGAAATCCGATCATCGCAATTTCAGTCTTTTCAGCAAAAACAGAGAAGAAATTGCCCATGCCGAAAGTTTGCTGAAAGAAATGGGCGTGTTGCACCTGCGCGACAAAGCCATTGGCGAACTTTCGGGCGGGCAAATGCAACGGGTATTCCTGTGTCGCTCGCTGATGAACAAGCCGGAACTCCTGATCTTGGACGAACCCGACACTTTTGTCGATAACCAGTTTGAAAGCGAGTTGTACGACAAACTGAAAGAGTTGAACGAGCGCATGGCCATCATCCTGGTTTCGCACGATGTGGGGACAATCTCCTACTATGTGAAAACCATTGCCTGCGTCAACCGCTCGCTGCATTATCATCCAAGCAACATCATCAGCACCGAACAGCTGGCTTCGTACAACTGCCCGCTGCAAATTATAACCCACGGCGAAATTCCGCATACCGTTTTAGGCCAGCACGGCGAACACGATCACAAGCACGACCACAACCATGGACACCATCATTGA
- a CDS encoding ferredoxin--NADP reductase has product MAKAEEYIKKDRELLEETVLSNEEISPGVFLLSVKRKWDFQPGQVVKLGVDRVQPPRIYSICSGNHEQELRVLFNIKEDGYLTPKLAALVPGDKVLLTEPYGSFIGSQKPAWWIATGTGIAPFYAMFQSGLFEDKKLIHGASYLNQFYFEDELDWSLGKNYQRCCSREQSCDVFPGRVTDYLKSLDELPKDVQYFLCGKAIMVVEVRDLLINKGVPYDNIIAEIYF; this is encoded by the coding sequence ATGGCTAAAGCCGAAGAATATATTAAGAAAGATCGTGAGCTGTTGGAAGAAACAGTGTTGAGTAACGAGGAAATTTCGCCGGGGGTATTTTTGCTTTCCGTGAAGCGGAAGTGGGATTTTCAGCCCGGACAGGTGGTGAAACTGGGGGTTGACCGGGTGCAGCCTCCGCGTATTTACAGTATTTGTAGCGGAAACCACGAACAGGAGCTACGGGTACTCTTCAATATAAAAGAAGATGGTTATCTGACGCCCAAGTTGGCAGCACTGGTTCCGGGCGATAAAGTTTTGCTGACCGAACCTTACGGCAGTTTTATTGGTAGTCAGAAACCGGCTTGGTGGATTGCCACCGGAACCGGAATCGCGCCGTTCTACGCGATGTTTCAATCGGGTTTGTTCGAGGATAAGAAGTTGATTCATGGCGCCAGCTACCTGAACCAGTTTTATTTTGAAGATGAACTGGATTGGTCGTTGGGGAAGAACTACCAGCGTTGTTGTTCTCGTGAGCAGTCGTGCGATGTTTTTCCGGGCCGCGTAACTGATTACCTGAAAAGCCTGGACGAGCTGCCAAAAGATGTGCAGTACTTTTTGTGCGGCAAAGCCATCATGGTGGTCGAGGTGCGCGATTTGCTGATCAACAAGGGCGTGCCTTACGATAACATCATTGCGGAGATTTATTTCTAA
- the pdxA gene encoding 4-hydroxythreonine-4-phosphate dehydrogenase PdxA, whose protein sequence is MSKKIKIGISQGDINGIGYEVIMKTLSDPRILEMCTPIVYGSPKVAAYHRKALDMEHFNFNTIKHPGEADFRKPNIINCIDDNIRVELGKISDVAGEASYMALDAAVNDLKAGNIDALVTGPISKDNIQSEKFNFPGHTEFLAEQFNTNNYVMLMVSEMMKIGVVTTHVPLTKVAGLITKEAIVRKLRIISASMEQDFSIKKPRIAVLGLNPHAGDGGLLGSEEKEIIIPAIEQAKEEGILAIGPYPCDGFFGSGDYTKFDAILAMYHDQGLTPFKVISFERGVNFTAGLPVIRTSPAHGTAFDIAGEGKASPESFREALYLAIDVHKNRELYKEISQNPLKRYEINPNQVDESVDFVDEEPTL, encoded by the coding sequence ATGAGCAAAAAAATAAAAATAGGTATTTCTCAAGGTGATATTAACGGTATTGGTTACGAAGTGATTATGAAGACACTGAGTGATCCCCGGATCCTTGAAATGTGTACTCCAATTGTTTACGGATCGCCCAAAGTGGCAGCTTACCACCGCAAAGCGTTGGACATGGAGCATTTCAACTTTAATACGATTAAGCACCCGGGAGAAGCCGATTTCCGCAAACCGAATATCATCAATTGTATTGACGATAACATTCGTGTAGAGCTTGGGAAAATTTCAGATGTAGCTGGTGAAGCCTCGTACATGGCCCTCGATGCAGCGGTGAACGATTTGAAAGCCGGAAACATTGATGCCTTGGTTACCGGTCCGATCAGCAAGGACAATATCCAAAGCGAAAAATTCAATTTTCCTGGTCACACCGAATTTTTGGCAGAGCAATTCAATACCAACAACTATGTGATGTTGATGGTGAGCGAGATGATGAAAATCGGGGTGGTTACCACACACGTGCCGCTGACAAAAGTTGCGGGCCTGATTACCAAAGAAGCGATCGTTCGCAAATTGCGGATCATTTCAGCTTCAATGGAACAAGACTTCAGCATTAAAAAACCTCGTATTGCCGTATTGGGCTTGAACCCGCACGCCGGCGACGGTGGTTTGTTGGGTAGCGAAGAAAAAGAAATTATCATCCCGGCAATTGAACAGGCGAAAGAAGAAGGTATTCTGGCCATCGGGCCATATCCTTGCGACGGTTTCTTTGGTTCGGGCGATTACACCAAGTTCGATGCTATTTTGGCGATGTACCACGATCAGGGCTTGACACCTTTCAAAGTGATTTCGTTCGAACGTGGCGTGAATTTCACGGCTGGTTTGCCGGTTATTCGTACATCTCCGGCTCACGGTACCGCATTTGATATTGCGGGTGAAGGTAAGGCGTCTCCGGAGTCATTCCGCGAAGCTTTGTACCTGGCGATTGATGTGCACAAGAACCGTGAGTTGTACAAAGAAATTAGCCAGAATCCGCTAAAACGCTATGAGATCAACCCGAACCAGGTTGATGAAAGCGTTGATTTTGTAGACGAAGAACCAACTCTTTAA
- a CDS encoding nitroreductase family protein — protein sequence MIDIIRQRRSIRKFTEQVVEEDKLKLLQEAALRSPASKSANAWEFVVVQDRSLIQQLATSKPFGSKLLETAPLAIVITADETKTEAWIEDCSVASVFLQLTAQALGLGSCWVQIRGRNHSDEKTAEEYVREVLEIPSNLSVLSIIAVGYPAQERRPVETADLQWEKIHSNKFGVKE from the coding sequence ATGATCGATATTATTCGCCAAAGACGGAGTATCCGCAAATTTACCGAACAAGTTGTTGAAGAAGATAAACTGAAGTTACTGCAGGAGGCAGCACTGCGCTCACCTGCATCGAAAAGTGCTAATGCCTGGGAGTTTGTTGTGGTGCAGGACCGCAGCCTGATTCAGCAATTGGCAACGTCGAAACCATTTGGCAGCAAATTATTGGAAACAGCGCCATTGGCCATCGTAATCACTGCCGATGAGACAAAAACAGAAGCCTGGATCGAAGACTGCTCTGTTGCATCCGTCTTTTTACAACTTACAGCGCAAGCGTTGGGTTTGGGAAGTTGTTGGGTGCAAATCCGGGGACGGAATCATTCGGATGAAAAGACGGCGGAAGAATATGTCCGCGAGGTGCTGGAAATTCCTTCAAATTTAAGTGTGTTGAGCATAATCGCCGTTGGTTATCCTGCCCAGGAAAGACGTCCGGTTGAGACGGCGGATTTGCAGTGGGAGAAGATCCATTCCAACAAGTTCGGCGTAAAGGAATAA
- the rlmN gene encoding 23S rRNA (adenine(2503)-C(2))-methyltransferase RlmN, giving the protein MQKEALFGKTLEELQGVCAELALPKFTAKQITDWLYKKKVSSIDEMSNLSKKARELLNEKYTFGLVDTTKVQESIDGTKKYLFPTAKGKFVETAMIPDKDRKTVCVSSQVGCKMGCLFCMTGKQGFQGQLTAGEIVNQIRNIPEWEEVTNIVYMGMGEPFDNLDEVLKSTQILTSEWGFAMSPRRITVSSIGIVPGLVRFLNESECHLAISLHTPFHDERQRLMPVEIAYPLDEVLAEIRNWDFGRQRRVSFEYIVFHGLNDTPAHVREMARILEGIKCRINLIRFHPIPDTPLKGTDEATLVEFKEGLEKKGITTTIRASRGQDIYAACGLLSTKALVKN; this is encoded by the coding sequence ATGCAGAAAGAAGCTTTATTTGGGAAGACACTAGAAGAATTGCAAGGCGTTTGCGCGGAACTCGCTTTGCCGAAATTTACAGCCAAACAAATCACCGATTGGTTGTACAAGAAGAAAGTGTCCTCGATCGACGAGATGAGTAACCTTTCAAAGAAAGCACGCGAACTGCTGAATGAGAAATATACTTTCGGACTGGTTGATACGACGAAAGTTCAGGAGAGTATCGATGGTACAAAGAAGTACCTGTTCCCAACTGCAAAGGGAAAATTTGTAGAGACCGCGATGATTCCCGACAAGGATCGGAAGACGGTCTGTGTATCGTCGCAGGTAGGTTGCAAAATGGGCTGCCTTTTTTGTATGACCGGGAAGCAAGGTTTCCAGGGACAGTTGACAGCCGGTGAAATTGTCAACCAAATTCGCAATATTCCCGAGTGGGAAGAGGTGACGAACATCGTTTACATGGGAATGGGTGAGCCGTTCGACAATTTGGATGAAGTGCTGAAAAGTACGCAGATTCTGACTTCGGAATGGGGATTTGCCATGAGCCCACGCCGGATTACCGTTTCGTCGATTGGTATCGTGCCCGGTTTGGTTCGCTTCCTGAACGAGAGCGAATGTCACCTCGCTATTAGCTTACACACGCCTTTTCACGACGAACGTCAGCGACTGATGCCCGTCGAAATTGCCTACCCGCTGGATGAAGTTTTGGCTGAAATCCGCAACTGGGACTTTGGCCGTCAACGTCGAGTGTCCTTCGAATACATCGTTTTCCACGGGCTGAATGATACTCCGGCCCATGTTCGGGAAATGGCTCGTATTCTTGAAGGCATCAAGTGCCGCATCAACCTGATTCGTTTCCACCCGATTCCGGATACGCCGTTGAAAGGAACCGACGAAGCAACTTTGGTCGAATTCAAAGAAGGCCTGGAGAAAAAAGGTATCACAACAACCATCCGTGCCAGTCGTGGACAGGACATTTACGCTGCTTGTGGCTTGTTGAGCACAAAGGCATTGGTAAAAAATTGA